The Polyangium mundeleinium genome contains the following window.
GACCCGGCCATCGACGCGATCGTCTTTTCGCTCCAGAAGACGCGGCCCTGGATCTCCCTGTTCGGCACGCTGAGCTTCCTCGGCGCCGTCGGGCTCGTGGTCTTCGGCCTCTACACGATGACCTCGACCTCGACGTCGCGGGCGATCGGCGAATTCGGGGCCGTCGCCTTCATTGTGTACCTCATCCTCGCGATCCTCTACGCCGTCATTGGCACGCGCCTCTTCCGATATCGCGACGGTATCAATCAGGTCATCGCCAGCGACGGGCGCCTCGACTTCATCGCGACCGCGATCGAGCGCCAGCGCGAGTTCTGGGCGTTCGTCGGCGTCATGACCGTCGTGCTGCTCAGCCTGTACGCTCTCATCATCCTCGGTGCGATCATGTTCGCGCTCGGTCGCTGATACGCCGCACCTCGATGGCCATCCACGAATACCCTCCGTCCCACGCCGCCCGCGTCCGGCCACTCTGGGATCTCGATCCCGCCATCACCTTCCTCAACCACGGCTCCTTCGGCGCTTGCCCCCTTCGCGTCCGCGAGGCGCAGGATCGATTGCGCGCGCAGATGGAGCGCGAGCCCGTTCGTTTTTTCGTCCGCGAGCTCGAGCCGCTCCTCGATGCCGCCCTGGAGGCCCTCGCGGACTTCGTCGGCGCGGGCGCCGCGGACCTCGCGTTCGTCCCCAACGCGACGGCCGGCGTCAATACGGTGCTCCGCTCGCTCGACCTCCGCCCCGGCGACGAGCTCGTCACGACGAATCACGAATACAACGCCTGCCGCAATGCCCTCGAACACGCGGCCGCCCGCGCCGGCGCCCGCGTCGTCGTCGCCACCGTTCCTTTCCCCCTCGATTCCCCCGACGACGTCGTCCGGGCCGTCCTCGATTGCACGGGGCCGCGCACCCGCCTCGCCCTCGTCGACCACGTCACGAGCCAGACCGGCCTCGTCTTCCCCGTGGAACGTATCGTCCCCGAGCTCGCCCGCCGTGGCGTCGATACGCTCGTCGACGGCGCGCACGCCCCCGGCATGGTCCCGCTCGACCTCCGCGCGCTCGGCGCCGCTTATTACACGGGCAATTGCCACAAATGGATGTGTGCCCCCAAGGGAACGGCGTTCCTCCACGTACGCCCTGACAAACAGGCGCAGATCCGGCCGCTCTCGATCAGCCACGGCGCGAACAGCCCTCGGACGGACCTCTCGCGTTTCCGGCTCGAATTCGACTGGACCGGCACGCACGACCCCACGCCGTACCTCGTCCTCCCCGAGGCGATTCGTTTCCTTTCGTCCCTCCTTCCTGGCGGCGTGCCTGCGCTCGCCGAGCACAACCGGCGGACGGCCCTGGCCGCGCGGGAACGCTTGTGCGACGCCCTCGGCACGCCCGCGCCCGCGCCCGCATCGATGATCGGCTCGCTCGCGACCGTCCGGCTTCCGGAGGCGGCGGGCGACGCGCCTGCGCCCCCGCTTTTCCTCGACCCTTTGCAGGAGGCGCTTTTTTCGCGCCACGGAATCGAGGTCCCCATCATCCCTTTTCCGCCCCCGCGGGGCCGCGTCCTCAGGATCTCGGCGCAAATCTACAACGACCCCGAAGATTACGCGCGCCTCGTAGACGCGCTCCGGGCCGAAGGGGTATCTTGAGCACCTCTCGAATCCTTAGGAGGTGCCCATGAAATTCAAGAGTGATTCCCCGAACCAGAAGCCCCTCGCGACGCTGGCCCCTGGCATTCGCCGCCGCGACTTTCTCAATGGTCTGCTCGTCGGCGCCTCCGGGATCCTCCTCGGCGGCCTCGGCACCGGGTGCAGCGACGAAGGGGGAACGGGCACCCCGCCTCCGGGGCCGCAGTACAAGGGCGACGTCTTCACGATCTGCCACGAGGTCCGCGACGGCAAGGCGTTCGAATTGCCGGCCGCCTCGGGTGACCCTTACGATTGCGTGATCATCGGCGGTGGTATCAGCGGCCTCGTCGCAGCGCGCAAATTGCAGAAGAGCGGCGTCACGAACCTCCTGCTCCTCGAAAAAGAGGATCCCGTCGGCGGCGTCGCCAAGAAGGGCGGCGATCCGGAGCGCACCCACGGCCAGGCCGCCGCATACACCGTCTTTCCGTACAACGACAACCTCAACGAGACGTACGAGGACCTCGGCGTCATCACGGGCTACGACATGGACGGGGGGCCCATCGTCGACGAGAAATACATCATCAAGGGCCCGGCGAACGGCGATTGGTTCAACGGCAAATGGTACGAGGACGCCTGGGAGGAGGGCATGGCCGCCCTGCCTTATCCGCCGAATGTCATCGCCGACCTCGAGGCCTTCCGCCAGGACATGATCGACTGGTACGCCTACGAGGGCCAGGACCAGAAATTCGGATTCGATACGCCGACGGACAACTCCACCACGGATCCCGAGGTCCGCGGCCTCGACAACCTCACGCTCTCCGAATACGTCGCCTCGAAGGGCTGGGCCCCGGAGGTCAGTGAGTTTTTTGACCCGTACGTCCGCTCCGCGCTCGGCACGACCCACGACAAGGTCTCCGCCTGGGCGGCGATCGGCTTTCTCGGCTCGGAATTCGGCCCCGTCCTCTCCCAGCCCGGCGGCAACGCGTACCTCGCGCTCATGCTCGCCGAGAAGATCGGCGCCGATCGCATCAAGACCGGCGCGTTCGTCCTCCGCGTGAAGAACGAGGACGACGAGGTGCACGTCTCCTACATGATCGACGGCGTGATCACCACGATCCGCGCCAAGACCGCGATTTATGCGGCGAACCGATACATCGCCAAGCACGTCGTGCCCGAGCTCGGCGCGGCGGGGCGTGACGAGGCGAAGGACTATCGGTACACGCCCTACATCGTCGCGGCCGTGTACGTGAACAAGACGCCGCCGAACCTCGGCTTCGACAACTGGGTCCACGGCGATTTCTTCTTTACGGACTTCATCGTGGCCGACTGGACGAGCCACGCCGACCCCGCCGCGGCGCCGCTCGACCGGCCGAACGTGCTCTCCTGTTATTGCCCTCTCTTTGGGCCCACGGCGCGCGTCGAGCTGCAAACGAAGCCGTTCGAGGAGTACGAGGAGCGTATCCTCGCGGACCTGGAAAAGGTCGTACCCGGCGTGCGCGCGACCGTCACCGGCGTCGACCTCTATCGCTGGGGGCACGCCATGCTCGCCGCTGAAAAAGGCTTCGTCTTCGGCGCGGCGCGCCTCTCGTCCAAGGAGCCGCTCGGCAAGATCAGCTTCGCCTGCCACGACTCCGACGGTCTTCCCGCGTTCGAGAATGCCGTCGGAGCCGCGTATACGGCGGTGGGCGAGGTGGCGGCCCACCTCGGCGTCATGGTCTGATTGCGGTCAGGGCAAAAGCTTGGCGACGTAGGCGTCGTTGCGCCCGCGCTCGCCACGGGGCCGCCGAGGTCCATCGTGCCCTGGAAGCGCCCCGCGACGAGCACGTGGCCCGACCCGTCCACGGCCACGGTGCGGCCCCATTGTTCGAGTGTATCCCCGCCGCGGCGGCTCCACACGTGCGCGCCCAGCGCGTTGAGCTTCACGACGAACGCGTCGTTGCCGCCCAGGCTCGCGATGGGCGTGGCGCCGCCGAAGTTCACCGAGCCCGTCATCCGGCCCGCGAGCACGACGTTGGCTTGCGCGTCCGTCGCGACGGCGAAGCCGACCTGGTCGCCGGTGTCCCCGAAGATTTTGGCCCACTGGAACACGCCCGTGCCGGCGTACTTCGCGACGAAAATGTCGTTGCTGCCCGCGCTCGTCAGGTCTCCGCCGCCGCAATCGATCATGCCCGCGGCAGCGCCGGTCACGATCACGTTCCCTGCGCCGTCCACGGTGACGCCATTGCCGACCTGATTGCCGATGCCGCCGAGGCGGCGGCTCCATTGATGTTGTCCCGCCGCCGTGAGCTTGACGAGCATCGCGTCTTGATTGCCCGCGCTGATGAGGTCTGCTCCCCCGAAATGGACGGTTCCTTCGAAGAAGCCCGTGAAATACACGGCGCCGCTCGCGTCCGTGGCGACGCCACGCATCCCCTGGCTGTTCACGTCGCCGTAGCTCCTGCTCCAGACGTGCGCCCCCGCCGAATCGAGCTTCAGCACGAATAGGTCGTCGAGCCCCGCCGCCGTCAGCGCGCCGCCGCCGAAATCGACCGTGTTGCGATAATGGCCCGCCACGATCACGTTGCCCGTCGGATCCACGGTCACGGCCGAGCCCTCGTCTCCGCCCGCGGCGCCGTACGCCCGGCTCCACACGAATGCGCCTGCCGGATCGAGCTTCAGCACGAACACGTCGCTCGTTCCATTCACGCTCACGTGCGGCCCACCGCCGAAATCTACCGTCGACTGGAAGACCCCCGTCACCACGATATTTCCCGCGCCGTCGATGGCGACGCCGCGCGCCCCGTCGGTGCCGTTCGCGCCGAATCGACGGCTCCAGACGTGATTGCCCTGCGCGTCGTACTTGGCCACGAGGATGTCGTGCACCCCGTTGGGTGAACTGAGCGGCCCACCGCCGAGATCGATCATCCCGACGAATTGCCCCACGACGATCACGTTGCCTTGCGCGTCCGTGGCGACGTCAATGATGTCCTGATCGAGCGTATTGCCGAACGCGCGGATCCACTCGGTCGTGGCGCACATGTCGCCCACGGGCCCGGTGCAGCTCTCGTCCTCGGGCGTCATGCAATTCTCGGCCTGGGGCAGCACCTCGCCCGTGCAAGGCCCGTACGCCGAGCCTTGCGCATTACACGTCTGCATGCCCGCCTTGCAGATCCCGACGCCCATCGTGCCGCCCGGTCCGGTATAACAAACCGTGGTGGAGCCCGGGGTGCAGACGCAGCCCGCGCCGCTCTCGTTGACGAGCCCGTCGCAATCCTCGTCCTCCGGCGTCGCGCATGTCTCGATCCCGGGCAAGACCTGCCCGACGCAGGCCCCGTACGCCGTCCCGTCGGCATTACACGTCTGCATGCCCGCCTTGCAGATCCCGGTGCCCAGCGTCCCGCCCGGGCCGGTATAACAAACCGTGGTGGAACCCGGGGTGCAGACGCAGCCGAGGCCGCTCTCGTTGATGAGCCCGTCGCAATCCTCGTCCTCTGGAGAAAGGCACGTCTCGGTCGCCGGTAAAACTTGTCCGACGCAAGCGCCGTACGCCGTGCCCTCGGCATTGCAGATCTGCGTCCCCGCCTTGCACGCCCCTTTGTCGAGCGTGCCCCCCGGCCCCGTGTAACAAGGCGCCGTCGCGCCGGGCGTGCAGGCGCAGCCATCCTCGTTCGAGAGCCCGTCGCAATCGTCGTCGCCCATCGTCTGGCACGACTCGGGCACGGGCACGACCTCGCCGATACACGGGCCATATCCGCTCCCGTCGCCGAGGCACGTCTTGAGCCCCGCTTTGCACAAGCCCACGATTTGCGTGCCCGGCGGGCCCGAATAACACGCATCGGTCTCCCCAGGGGTACACACGCTACCGCCGCCGGTGCCGCCGGTGCCGCCCGCGCCGCCGCCGGTGCCGCCCATTCCGCCGGTGCCGCCCGCGCCGCCCATTCCCCCGACGCCGCCGGTGCCCCCGATGCCGCCAGTGCCTCCCATTCCGGCAGTGCCGCCCGATCCTCCAGGCCCGCCCCAGCCTCCCTCACCGCCGGTGCCGCCGTCGCCGCCGCTTGCGCTCGATGTTGGATTGCCGCCCGCCGAGCAGCCCGAGGCGAGCACGAGGGGGACGAGGAGAGAGACGAGGGGCAGCCGAGAACGGGAGAATCGACGCATCATGGGCCCGGCAGGTAAGCCGCACGGAGACCGCGCGTCAATGGCCGGGAGCTTACGAACGGGAGGACGGGAACGACGCGTCCCGCGCCGCTTCGAACCCGGCGAGGATTTTCGGCTGCGTGGGGAAGCGGATCGCGATCAGCGCTGCGCCTGCGGCGAAAAATGGCAGGTGGTGAGGCAGGGCGAAGCTCACGATCGTGAGCACGAGGGCGAGCAGGCCGAACACGAACGGCATCATGGGCACCACGGGCTCGGGCGGCGGCTTCAACACTCCCGAGAATGCGAGGCCGACGTACATCGTCGTGGCGACGAGCATCGCCATCCACAGGATCCGCATGACGTTGAGCGTGGGGTGCTGGGCCATGAATCGAGGGTACCACGTGGCCCGCGGGGTCGACAGCGGCGCTCGCGTCGCTAAACTCGGACGCCCATAAACCACGCGAGAGGACCGCATGGAATACCGCACCCTCGGAAATAGCGGCGTCAAGGTCTCCACCCTCTGCCTCGGCGCCATGACGTTCGGCGAGGCCGACGAAAAATCGTTCATGCACAAGGTGGGCTGTGACGAGCTCACGGCGCACGCGATCCTGAGCCGCGCGCTCGATCGCGGCGTGAATTTCATCGACACGGCCGATGTCTACGGGCAGGACGGCCTCTCCGAGCGTGTCGTCGGGAGCT
Protein-coding sequences here:
- a CDS encoding aminotransferase class V-fold PLP-dependent enzyme; translation: MAIHEYPPSHAARVRPLWDLDPAITFLNHGSFGACPLRVREAQDRLRAQMEREPVRFFVRELEPLLDAALEALADFVGAGAADLAFVPNATAGVNTVLRSLDLRPGDELVTTNHEYNACRNALEHAAARAGARVVVATVPFPLDSPDDVVRAVLDCTGPRTRLALVDHVTSQTGLVFPVERIVPELARRGVDTLVDGAHAPGMVPLDLRALGAAYYTGNCHKWMCAPKGTAFLHVRPDKQAQIRPLSISHGANSPRTDLSRFRLEFDWTGTHDPTPYLVLPEAIRFLSSLLPGGVPALAEHNRRTALAARERLCDALGTPAPAPASMIGSLATVRLPEAAGDAPAPPLFLDPLQEALFSRHGIEVPIIPFPPPRGRVLRISAQIYNDPEDYARLVDALRAEGVS
- a CDS encoding FAD-dependent oxidoreductase encodes the protein MKFKSDSPNQKPLATLAPGIRRRDFLNGLLVGASGILLGGLGTGCSDEGGTGTPPPGPQYKGDVFTICHEVRDGKAFELPAASGDPYDCVIIGGGISGLVAARKLQKSGVTNLLLLEKEDPVGGVAKKGGDPERTHGQAAAYTVFPYNDNLNETYEDLGVITGYDMDGGPIVDEKYIIKGPANGDWFNGKWYEDAWEEGMAALPYPPNVIADLEAFRQDMIDWYAYEGQDQKFGFDTPTDNSTTDPEVRGLDNLTLSEYVASKGWAPEVSEFFDPYVRSALGTTHDKVSAWAAIGFLGSEFGPVLSQPGGNAYLALMLAEKIGADRIKTGAFVLRVKNEDDEVHVSYMIDGVITTIRAKTAIYAANRYIAKHVVPELGAAGRDEAKDYRYTPYIVAAVYVNKTPPNLGFDNWVHGDFFFTDFIVADWTSHADPAAAPLDRPNVLSCYCPLFGPTARVELQTKPFEEYEERILADLEKVVPGVRATVTGVDLYRWGHAMLAAEKGFVFGAARLSSKEPLGKISFACHDSDGLPAFENAVGAAYTAVGEVAAHLGVMV